From the genome of Diorhabda carinulata isolate Delta chromosome 2, icDioCari1.1, whole genome shotgun sequence:
TGATATGAACGTAAAAAAAAGTTACCAGTCATTATCGGCAGTTTTTGGTTTACTTTTacgttattttgatattatgatAGGTAAGTAcgtttttttagtattatataTATGTCTATATGAAAAAAGACGAGAGCAATTTCTTGTATTAAATATTAGTTATAAcagtataatatatattttagatatattcggGAAAACGCAAATTGAAAAGATTTCAAATTTCGATCTTTATAAAACATTTCACCTATAACTCATACTTTCTTATTTCATCGCCGCGTTCATCTTCCAGCATCAATATTTCGAGTATATTTCGGACCTTTTGACCTTGTAatcttttcaattattcatgAACTTGAATTTAACTACCTCCGCCAGTACATAATTTCCGACAAAAATGCTATCCGATTTTAATATAGTTCCCGTTGAATTTATGATTTGACTGGCAATTACTGAAAAATCGAAGCTGGATGAAAATCCATCCCAGTTGGAACTCATACAGGTGGCTACAGGATTCTCCTTTCTCCTGAAATTAGGTCAATATATGCTTATGAGCCCCTGTTGAAAAACTGACCGTGCTGGAAGCAGACATGAAATTCTCTTGTGTGAAGTTGCTGCAAGTAAATTAACtagattttaaaatgaaaagagtTCACGGTATCTTGAAATTTGGaattagtaaatatatttaacttgttatttcaattatttttctagtatttgtttttttggagAATCAATCCTTTTATAAACTAAGAATTCCTCgggtatttttcaatttatagcGATATTTCAGCTCGCAAATCGTCTGTTAAATCTACATTTCCAGAAAATTTGAACTATGAATCAATAGTTTCCGTTTATACTGGCGAAAAGACAAAATCTTCAGAATCCACTTCGAATTTTGACAATATCGGGTCTAGTGATAATAAATGTCGTTGTCCAATAcgtttttaaactaatttagaaaaattaaaaagagtAGGAAGCATCTCAATCCTTTTATTGTGCAATTATTGTTATCCCTATTCAAAAAATTCGACCAAGACGTTTTGGTAAGGAACGAAGCAAATGTTAATCACATGGGATAACATCTGGAGAATATGTAGGGTGAAAGAGAACGTCTCATCACAATTGGCGTGGTTTTGAAGATGCTAGTAGTTTGCGGTAGtgtgttatgaattttttttctttcaaagctCGGTCTAACCTCTCTGTTGTTCACTGTACACTTGTTggttcataataaaaaattccttttaACACAAAATGTTATTTTCGAATGAAAGCcatcaattttagtttttttactatTCTTCAACTATTGTAGCCTTCAAGCACTCATTTTTCATCTCCAGTAACAGTTTGCTCAAAAAATGACTAGAGTTTTGGACTCTTTGATACTGGTAGTTTCCTGTTCATGTAAAACAAGCTGTAGTACTTACCAAGAGATGGTAATAGTTTCTTGCTACCATCTTATAGCTATCGTAAGATTTATAacccatttaaataaaaataaaaagcaactttaattatttgtaaacctattatataaaaaattgatgttaatGGGTTggaattcttttataaaatagagtTATTAGTCATATTAATAATgttcaatacatttattaacACATCAACtcattatttgaaataagaaacAAGAAGAGGATTTATTTGaagaactaaaaataaaatacatctATTAAAtcaatgaagaagaaattttcagcatattttcattattgtacTTTCTTCTTGATCAATTTCACACTTAGTCCAGCGAATTTACAATTTAtcaaacaatatgaaaaatcaattttggaaGCAAAGTTTTGGAATAGATAGTAATCGAAGGGTGCAAGATCAGGTAAATGTGGTGAATAATAAGATATTTCGACTAGTTTTCTGCAACAGTAGCGTATAAATGCTAGGGTATATTTTGATGTAAAGAAAATGTTTTCGTCAACATATGCTTGTCAACAAATCCTCATGAAATTGTTCCTTCTTTTCCGAAATATTCAATGAAGGTTACATCTTTGGAATCTACAACAATCTGtaacaaaaaatggttttcgCTTTTTCTCGGATGAAGTCCATTGATTCGACTGTATTTATATCGTTGGGAGAAAATGGTCTATCCAAGTTCCATCTACTGTGACATAGCGAACGAAAAATTAtggattatatttgaaaatatcaaaaaattcatttgcaTCGCATCGCTGCATCCACCTTCGTGGAGTTTGAGTATAATATTTACGAAACTGTTCCTCGggttttcatttgtttttccaagtcaaaaataatgtttaattaacACTCGACCCTTCCTTCACCTATATTTATAtagcaataaaaacaattttctttatatgaatatgaaaatgatGATATACGAAACATTGTTAAAGCTAACAATATATTCACCGTAGTGAAAGTGGAAAATCACTCATCTGTTAATTCGCACTCGTGTGATATCAATTGTTggaataatattagaaataaaaggagagataaatttggaaaagtcaAAACAAGTAATTATATAATCATTACATGCACTTTTTGtcaaatagtttttcaacttcGTTATCATGTTTTGCTACTCGACTAAGTTCACTGATTTCTTGACTTACTTCTGTTGTTATCGTAAATTGTAGTCCTCGATTCATGGATCTTGTGTTATGAACTTCATTTTTCACCTCCccccaaaaataaaaatcgagcGATGTGAGGTTAGGTGAGCTCATAATTCGAAACAATCGTGTCTCTATTTTCAGCCGTTCGCCCAACTTCGTTCAcatttaaaagtgaaatttggTGTCAGGGTAGCCTCTAAAACATAGACCAGCTGAGAAGGTGACCATAGCCACAGGCTGACGTAGcatttaactaaaaatatatatgcgGCTCACATTAAGAGGAAGGTTattcaattccattttaaaaaaactgtttaaacaATCAACGCGGAAAAGAAACCTATTATTCGACCATACAACAATTATTTACTTTCTGAAAATCTTAGTTTTGAGACGATACAACCCCAATGGTTGTTAATATAGCCCCAtcagtgaaaatatatttctttttgcgATTATATATTGGTATGAGGAATTTAcagtaataaaatttgaatttctatttaCTACGAGGGACTgtacaaaaatcaaaatgtatacATCTTCTTTTTCTAGTGCGCATCCAAATCTTATGTGCCAACTTCTGATGAACACTACACGTGTTTGTGTAATACCTATatcattatttgaattaaataatgaCAGATAATcttagaaaaagtatagtgttgcaatttttattaacaagttTCAAGTTAACAATTTAAAATGGCCTAAACCAGAGATATAACTAATAAGTACGGCGTAAGCAGCACCAGCCCGCTCTTTACACCACTGCTTACATCtggtaaatttaatttaaaaatatctgacCTTTTTAATTGAGGAATTGTGTGttttaatattcattaaataggataACAAATCATTTTAGTCATTTCTTAAATGTTATTACAAACGTTTTTCAATATGATACAGTATGATCTTTTATTTTATCTCGAAAAGTACgctgaattattttttaaaaaatatattttgaattatacgaggatggttccagtaGTACCTGATTTGACCAAGAGATGGCGGTTATTGCTgaaaaaataccactgtattagaaagttaACAATCTATACAGCTTATGTTTCAAGTtagaagacgccacgttgtttagtatttgtttggcagccattaatagtgaacgttttcagagaatttgtaaacatggacaAAATGGCCATctttatgtgatacaatatttttctttgaaaggCTTTAGctcaatcaatataaaagctgagGTCTAGGTGAGACTGCACATtcgaaagaaagaaaattcacaaagtggtactggatgatcgtcgacagAAAGTGGGCAATCTAGTAGACaaagtaggcatttcaaaaagtgcggtacattgtaaataaacaaaaatttggacATTAGAAAGTGGTGCTCCAGATGGGTGCGTCCTGACGATGTTTCCAACGAGTGCTTGGCAATAAGCACAAGAATAAACCCAAAATTTTGCGCCGTTTCACAACCATaaatgaaacgtgggttcatcacttcacacccgaagcAAAAGAGCAATTAAAACAATGGACCTAAAAGAGAGAACAGGCTCCAAAaaaggcaaggtcatggcgacGATTTTTTGGGACGCGCctgtaataattttcattgactatcttgaaaaaggaaaaactatcaacggcgagtatgatgcgaacttattgcaatcAAGCTAAAACGGCCGTATTTGGCTAAGGAGCaagtgttgtttcattaagacaatACACCAGCTGACATATCGGTTATTTCGATGgtcaaaatcaataaattaaagtttgatgCTACATCACGCACCCACTTCGCCAGACGTAactccctcggattattttctgttcctagacttATAAAAATGACTcggtgatcaaagattttccaacaatgtcCGCAGAAATGGATatagaacttattgaacatcgctgggaaaagtgtatggagctaaaaggggattacgttgaaaaataaatatatttttttccaaactttttgtgtttttattatggGGCCAcgtacttttgggaccatcctcgtaaattTACGTCGATGAAGAggattttcattgaaaaagatAAGGGTTTGCctgatgaaaatatcaaatattcccAAACCATTATTCAATGAAGAAgattataatattcaaatatacaagTTTCgagttattttattgaatacgTTTATTATTATGAAGCATTTCGATGGAAGCAACATTTAAGGCTGGAACAAATAGACTGAAAGTGTGAagtatcaattttatcatttgaatcaatactatcaatttataaatttctacaATATGATAGCTTATCTTTATTGTGAATGAACTAATACATATTAGTTGAATTCGTCTCCAGCTTCTCCGAATAAAACCAGTTTCGATAATTGCTCTTCCCAACCTACACCCGAGATTCTGCGTTTTTCTTCCGCAATTTTGATTGAGTAACCGCCCTGAAAAGTTAATTCCGTTTCAGTTAACTAATTGTTTGATACCAAATCAACAGATACGTTCAGCATGTCAATCAATAACTGTCGTATACTTACCAACCTTGAAACTAGGTCAACTGTTAAGCTTATCCGAACTTCAttgtttttaaacaatattaacaatctCCCTATTATCCCATTTGGATAGGGACAATTCCACTGCCGTTAATCGTtcgattattatattatatattatagtgACTTGTAATCCCAGTTCACTATCCTTAAAGAATATTCGATTTCAATCTGTAGATATGTGGAAGATAATTATAGAATTCTTTATCAAATTAGCCAATAGCCTAACAAATTCATCATAGTTCTGGCGTATTTCTGAAGGTTCAGTAATATGTATTACTTTTCGAAGTTTCTCAAAAAGTCATAAAACGTCTTAAAATCGCTATTAAAACTGAAATactaaattggaaaaaaaagaaaatcttaaGGTATTCACGAAATATCAAACGAGATGATCAAGTATGGAGGTATCACGTTACACGAAGAACTATGGACTATTCTCAATAAAATACTTGACACCAAGAGTATACCATCAAAATAGCAGAAAGTATTTTGAttccaatttacaaaaaatgtgaaaagaaCGATCTACAAAATGATCAAGGTATTAGCTTGATGAGTGCAGTACAAAAACTTTCAACTTAAAATTTTTAGCAGAAGAAATGATGTCATCTGGTATATCTGAGGAACAGCAGGGATTCAGAAAGAACAGGTCTGCTATAGATGCTATTTTTGTGATCTTCCAAATTAAGGAAAAAGCTATAGAGTTCAATAAGACAGCCTATATGTGCTTCATCGATCTCACCCAAGCATTTGATAGGGTACGATTAAGTAATGTAACAATTCTACTGAAGAGAAAGAAGATTCACCCAAAGataataaaagtaattgaaGACCTGAACACCGATAATTACACATATGtcagaatggaaaataaagtGAGCAGTAGAATAACTGTAACGGCCAGTATCAGACAAGGAGATCTTGTTCAGCATCGTAATGGATGAGATTGTGAACAAGGTAAAGCAAGCTGGAAGAGGATACCGGatggaaaacaaagaaataaaaagagtATGTTATGTTGATGAGGCAGTGATCATTAGATAACTTACAAAGGCTACTGTATAGGTTTGAACAAGATGGGCGAGAAATCAGCGAAGGaaatggagagaccacgtggacagaatgttTACACGTTTAGACGTTTAACGTAGGATAAAGAGGCaattcaaaaagtgcggtagattacatataaaaaatttgatattgtgatttttttgttgagCCATACACTACTGTGATCATCGTCGTATGCTAATTggctgtttaaaaaaatgaaatgatcgATCAAGATTTTTAAGCATAAATACAAGTGGAATGAcagtcaataaattttaatttcaatgtgACTAGTTTGGTAGACGTAGAAGTCTCCTTAAGGCACCGATTATAAGAACGAAGTTATGAAATCGATTTGGGGTATTTTCGCGAAACTTGTgcagtaaaattattttcaagatttcAATCGGGAAATAGATTGATTAAAAGAGATAGTTTTTGAGGATTCCGCATGTATTGCAAAAAGTAGAAAGCTACAACTGCTTCTAGAGATAAGAAAATCCATTTCGGCAAATCTGACAACTTAAGCGATCGgtaaaattatgatgaaaattcaCCGGATAATcctcaaaaaaagttttactaAATATCCGTCGTCGAGATCGCTTGGCATGACAACGAAACAACATTACGCCTACTAGAATTTTTAAAGAACGAAATCAACATTGTATGTGAATTTGCAGTTCGAATGGAAGTCAATACCATATTCTTCAAAAACTGCACAGGGCAGAGAAACTCCTACCGCTGCAACGATCAAAGAATGTCAAGACAAGTTTTCAGTACGAATACTACACAAGATATTGGGTAAAGTAACAAATCGATTGCTCCAAATCCACACTATCTATTGTGATTCAATCTCAAAATTCATAcgcttttttattaattatactaaaagtttttttattttaattatatatatatatggaaacAAATCTCAGTGGTTttgtcaaacaaatattttaattgggATGCGCGCGCCTGATTAATGATTTCAGTGCTCCAGTTGGAAGTTGAAATTATTGTTCATTTAGGCATAAGTTATGTAAAAATTCGTATACGTCTGgtttaaacataaatatttaaacacaGGGAAGAAAATTTCAGTctaattaataaatgataattgaacacaactcattttattttagtcgaccaatatttttgtttctgttaCCTATAGAATTCATCCGGCTTTTTACTTCTTCTAGAAATGCAAGAAATGAATCTTCATTGACACttatatttattagtttagCAAAATATCTATATAAGTAATTTTCACTTGAAGAATCGTCttgattttgatagaaaattagttttgaaaaaacatataaaactattgatatttcaatttaattcgttctttattgaaatatgatttgacattgGCAAgttgcataattatattaatcaatacaacataaaatcaaaatagaaatataaaaatcttttttaaccactaaatataatttttcctttgttattacctttcaaaaatatgtagctattaaatatatttgtctaaaaataatctctttcttgtatttgattccGCTTCAGAAACTTTTATAATTCaatgtatgtttttttgatatttcatggtttgttgATGTGGTTTTTTTTATCGCATTGATGACCTTTCAatctatttcataaatactgAGATATTTGTCCCATGAAAACAGCGTCACAAGcattacaaggtacttgatatacagggtgagtcgggaggagcgcaccaaacCCTAGaagtgtattatacacgtgaaaataatgtgaCAAAACCCATAtgttcttatccgattttcatttgttctcaaattatggagtaattaaaaatgttcatctagttttccacttatatctgaattttaacattatcaaaGTATGCCATGTTCGAGGCTCAAAGGCATTTGATAACTCTGACGCTTTGACGAACTGTCAGTATACAGTGAACAGTAACTgaacgtttaatttcgaatttatgtgatCCCTAGTGTTGTAAAAAGCTACTTATTCAAATTCAGAATATCCAAATATggtgtttgtttatggtttctGTAATGGAAATGCTACAGCTGCTGCTGAAGAATATCGTCAACTTTTTCCACACCGAAGATATCCtgataaaaacgtatttattagagtttttaacaaattgggCGAGATTGGTAAGCTTCCCAGTGCTAACATATCATCTGTACGCGCTACTCGACAAGgtttggtagaagtaaaaaatattctgcatctagTAGAAGAAGATGCAACTACTAGCTGACGGAGAATTGCCACTCAATTggggaattccacaaaaaagggTGATAAAGGCACTCCACGAACAAGTCTTACATCCTTATCACGTACAGAAAGTACAGCACCTACAACCAGAATATTACGCTAACCTTATGGAATTTTGTcggtggataaataataatcatcgtgTTGTATCGTGTATACTCTTTACAGATGAAGCTACATTTACCCGTGATGGTATTAATAATACTCGTAACTATCATGTATGGTCGGACGAAAATCCCCACGCAACAGtcgaaagcaattttcaacatcggtTTTCTGTAAATGTGTGGTGTGGTGTGgttgacagttatttaattggCCCTTTCAATTTGGAGAATCGTCTCACAGGAGACAACtacctaatttttttacaaaatgaattacaaaGCTTACTAGAGGATGTTCGTGTGAATATTAGAATGCAGATGTACTATAagcacgatggagctcctgcACATGTCGCTCGTCAGGTCAAGCAACATTTGGACGAACGTTTTCCAAGGAGTTGGAGGCTCCATTAGTTGGCCTGCAAGATCTCCAGACCTCACACCACTAGTCTTTTGTTTATGGGGCTGGATGAGAAATGAagtctataaaataaaagtgtgTTCATGTGTTCATGTGTTTaatacactcctagagtttggtgctctcctcccgactcaccctgtataacttcttttgttttgaggtgctttagattttagtttagagGAAGTTTTCgataacgtattatgtcctttatgattATTACTAATATAATATTCATCGAACTAATTCGATAGTTGTGGGGAAAGctcttgtacatatggtaaggacaAATATTATGatgttttccaaatttctttgACAATAATTCTTAATTACATATTATCACCATTTTCTTAAGGGAACGTTTTCAAATTGAGGTTTCCTTCAACTTCCCAAGTTAGTGGGCCATACGACTTTTTGTTTAACTTGTGtagtattttcaaagtttttgttTAATGCCATTAACAAAGCAGatataccaaatattttatttatcgaaGAGGTATAAGTAGTTTGCCTTTAATCACTCATAATGTTCATGTTATGTTCATTTTACCTAAAATCTACTCGATATCAAGTGACACCGTTTCTCTGAATACTTTATCATGTCTGCTGTCCCATGAACAAGAGTGATTAGATTGTTAGTTTCTGTGTTAAGTAAATCTGACAATTGGATTAGATATTGAATTGATGCAAGTCTAATAAGTTCTATCATGGAAACATTAGAATGTCCAGCCTATAATTATTACAAGTAAATTTACGTTCACGTTATAAATATATGCTTTTGAAACATTTAATTCGTCTAATGAATGtatctaatttcacaaaaattctcaaaaaatctCACTGCGACTTTTCTAGAGCCTAGAGCTGGACAACCAATTTCACGGTATAAACATTATCAATAAAGCCACAACCAGTTTTGTGATTGTATCATTGTATTTTAGAAACGTTTTATTTCAGTTTGTTGGTAGATAATTGGGTACAAATAGCTACTCCACCTTTTTCTTTTTACAGAAAACCGCATTTTTATTTTCCGCAGAGACAATTTTTCAACAGGGCTTGCGAGCATATAAATGACCTAATTTCAGACGAAGAGAAATCCTATAGCCACCTGTATGATTCGGGTCTGAAATGGATTTTCATATAGTTTCGATTTTTGGGTAATTGCTAGTCTCACCGAGTCCATGAAATCAAGAACGAAATATGAGTAGGCAGACAtttctgtttcaatttttcagtattttagaCTAGCTTCCAATTATCACATTTCAAACATTCATTGGGATTGAATATAGTGAAATATAtgatagtaaattgaaaaaaatatctccGAATCTGCTCTACTCTACTCTACTTTACACCTACAGATGGTACCAACAAAATCTGTactaaaaattagaaaaaatattcataaatattcagTAGCTGATTCGAATGAAAAGTCCTCTGTATATTAACAAAAAGGTGAGTCAAATTCTGTTATATTCATCTAGATAGTTTCTTCTTATAGTCGGTCCAATACTTTTCAAACCTTTCTGTGTTTGTCATTTTTATAGAACCGTTTTTCTTTGTTATCAAAAGAGATTTTCGTTCTAACAGCGACTTGCATATTGGATTGTATCTTTcctatgagtttttttttagtttcgaAAACAGCAAGCAGTTGCTAGGGTTCAGATCGGGAGAGTGTTGTCGGTGACCATCGTTTTTATTTACTTGACGTAGTACATTGTGTTGGTAAAAGAGAATTTGTTTTTCCACATTtcaaatcatcatcatcatcatcatctatcagccatcttccatccactgctggatataggcctcctctagtttaaaccatctatctctatcttgagctgtatgtatccaatttcctacaattttctttacatcgtcactccatcttgttggcggcctgcctctacttctcttatccattcttggcctccactccaatattcttttcgtccatctattatccgtcattcgggctacatggcctgcccattgccatttcttttgggctataatttcaataatgtccttaacgtttgttcttcttcttatgttctcatttgtaattctatcccttctcgtaattcccaatattgccct
Proteins encoded in this window:
- the LOC130904270 gene encoding uncharacterized protein LOC130904270 yields the protein MSSGISEEQQGFRKNRSAIDAIFVIFQIKEKAIEFNKTAYMCFIDLTQAFDRVRLSNVTILLKRKKIHPKIIKVIEDLNTDNYTYVRMENKVSSRITVTASIRQGDLVQHRNG